The proteins below come from a single Mya arenaria isolate MELC-2E11 chromosome 6, ASM2691426v1 genomic window:
- the LOC128238361 gene encoding bile salt-activated lipase-like, which translates to MDENCPGNFGFWDQRLALEWVNNNIGYFGGDSGRITIFGESAGAIGVALQSMYPSDSGKIFQRAICESGVGSVSFINYTRDTTYMVNAIAERVNCMEKSYAEIITCLRKVSWNKLMAVVMDLNENVTRLEYINFDPVLDNDFIKYDPKELKKLSADRNIEELEFFRRIDFMNGFNQYEGGVSMQYFTGGDMEAFQPTFSDFVELIPYATFVIGEIPIEVIPLIAHEYTDWTDPYNYENIRRQYAHLHGDIQFGFPAVETSLLHAGSSSQDGRSFMFHFLPSPTNRLPTTPTWLPGADHGDELAFVFGLQSDAGIKQWELDLSRKMMKYWSNFAKTGNPNAEGQDLLFWPEYTHSKQECMSFDKTMDNDSVEQHFYAEKLEFWTNVFPTTIKALEGDRTCPPIDGPVNGVGRSVTRTGHAMFVLILLFAYVLY; encoded by the exons ATGGATGAGAACTGCCCGGGTAATTTTGGATTCTGGGATCAGCGACTTGCACTAGAATGGGTAAATAATAACATAGGATATTTTGGAGGAGACTCGGGGCGAATCACGATTTTCGGGGAATCTGCAGGGGCTATAGGTGTTGCTCTTCAATCCATGTACCCGAGTGATAGTGGAAAGATATTCCAAAGGGCAATATGTGAGAGCGGGGTTGGGTCTGTGAGTTTCATTAACTATACACGCGATACAACGTACATGGTGAATGCTATAGCAGAGAGGGTTAATTGTATGGAAAAAAGTTATGCAGAAATTATAACATGTCTAAGAAAGGTATCATGGAATAAACTGATGGCTGTTGTGATGGAtctaaatgaaaatgtaacacGACTTGAATATATTAACTTTGATCCTGTTCTTGACAAcgatttcataaaatatgatccgaaagagttaaaaaaactttCGGCAGACAGAAACATCGAGGAATTAGAATTTTTCCGACGCATTGATTTTATGAACGGCTTTAATCAGTACGAAGGTGGGGTATCCATGCAATACTTCACTGGGGGAGATATGGAAGCCTTCCAGCCTACATTTTCCGATTTTGTTGAACTGATTCCTTACGCAACTTTCGTGATTGGTGAGATTCCGATCGAGGTAATTCCGCTAATTGCTCATGAATACACAGACTGGACGGATCCGTATAATTACGAAAATATACGACGTCAGTACGCACATCTTCACGGTGATATACAGTTTGGTTTTCCAGCCGTGGAAACTTCGTTACTTCACGCAGGAAGTTCCAGTCAGGACGGAAGATCCTTCATGTTCCATTTCCTCCCTTCTCCAACCAACCGGCTTCCGACAACTCCCACCTGGCTGCCGGGAGCTGACCATGGTGATGAGTTGGCCTTCGTTTTTGGGCTGCAGTCTGATGCTGGGATCAAACAGTGGGAATTAGACCTGTCCcgtaaaatgatgaaatactGGTCAAACTTTGCAAAGACTGG AAATCCAAACGCCGAAGGCCAGGATCTTCTATTCTGGCCGGAGTACACACATTCAAAACAAGAATGCATGTCCTTTGACAAGACCATGGACAATGACTCGGTGGAACAACACTTTTATGCAGAGAAGCTGGAGTTCTGGACAAATGTGTTTCCAACTACCATAAAAGCGCTAGAAGGTGACCGAACTTGTCCTCCCATCGATGGTCCAGTTAACGGTGTTGGAAGGTCTGTGACCAGAACAGGACACGCGATGTTTGTTCTTATCTTGTTGTTTGCTTATGTTCTGTATTAG